A DNA window from Octopus sinensis linkage group LG25, ASM634580v1, whole genome shotgun sequence contains the following coding sequences:
- the LOC115224538 gene encoding keratin-associated protein 10-6-like, whose amino-acid sequence MQSAPALSVRTACPSAAPVLSVRISSVSPHQLCQPAPALSVRTSSINPHQLWQSASSLSAASALSVRISSFCPHQLCQSAPALPVRTSSVSPHQLCQSAPALSVCTSSVSPQQLCQPATAMPARTSSVSPHQSCQSAPALSARISSISPHQLCKPAQLCQPAPALSVRTSYVSPHQLCQSTSALSVRTSYVSPHQLCQSASALSARTISVSPHQLCQSASALSVRISSVNPHQLCQPASDLPVRIRSASPHQLCQPASALSVRTSSFSPHQLCQSAPALSVRISSVSPHQLCQSASALSVHTSSVSPHQLCQSAPILSVRIRSVSPHQLCQPAPALPVRTSSFSPHQFCQSAPAMSVPTSYVSPHQLCQTASALSARTSSVSPRQFCQSAPALSVSTSSVSPHQLCQPASALSIRTSPVSPPQLCQSASALSARISSANPHQFCQSASARSARISSVSPHQLCQSAPVRSARIRSVSPHQLCHSALALSVRTSSVSPHQLCQSHQLCQSASALSVRISSVSPHQFCQPASALLVRTSSVSPHQFCQPAPVLSVRTSSNFRIRHNVYGCSSITATS is encoded by the exons ATGCAGTCCGCACcagctctgtcagtccgcacAGCCTGTCCGTCAGCAGCACCAGTTCTGTCAGTCCGCATCAGCTCTGTCAGCCCGCACCAGCTCTGTCAGCCCGCACcagctctgtcagtccgcacCAGCTCTATCAACCCGCACCAGCTCTGGCAGTCCGCATCATCTCTGTCAGCCGCATCAGCTCTGTCGGTCCGCATCAGCTCTTTCTGTCCGCAtcagctctgtcagtccgcacCAGCTCTGCCGGTCCGCACCAGCTCTGTGAGTCCGCACCAGCTCTGTCAGTCTGCACCAGCTCTGTCAGTCTGCACCAGCTCTGTCAGTCCGCAACAGCTCTGTCAGCCCGCAACAGCTATGCCAGCCCGCACCAGTTCTGTCAGTCCGCACCAGTCCTGCCAGTCCGCACCAGCTCTGTCAGCCCGCATCAGTTCTATCAGTCCGCACCAGCTCTGTAAGCCCGCACAGCTATGTCAGCCCGCACcagctctgtcagtccgcacCAGCTATGTCAGCCCGCACCAGCTCTGTCAGTCCACAtcagctctgtcagtccgcacCAGCTATGTCAGCCCGCACcagctctgtcagtccgcatCAGCTCTGTCAGCCCGCACCATTTCTGTCAGTCCGCAtcagctctgtcagtccgcatcagctctgtcagtccgcatCAGCTCTGTCAACCCGCACCAGTTATGTCAGCCCGCATCAGATCTGCCAGTCCGCATCCGCTCTGCCAGCCCGCACCAGCTCTGTCAGCCCGCAtcagctctgtcagtccgcacCAGTTCTTTCAGCCCGCACcagctctgtcagtccgcaccagctctgtcagtccgcatCAGCTCTGTCAGCCCGCATCAGCTCTGTCAGTCTGCCTCAGCTCTGTCAGTCCACACcagctctgtcagtccgcatCAGCTCTGCCAGTCCGCACCAATTCTGTCAGTCCGCATCCGCTCTGTCAGCCCGCATCAGCTATGTCAGCCCGCGCCAGCTCTGCCAGTCCGCACCAGTTCTTTTAGCCCGCACCAGTTCTGCCAGTCCGCACCAGCTATGTCAGTCCCCACCAGCTATGTCAGTCCGCACCAGCTCTGTCAGACCGCATCAGCTCTGTCAGCCCGCACCAGTTCTGTCAGTCCGCGCCAGTTCTGTCAGTCCGCACCAGCTCTGTCAGTCAGCACcagctctgtcagtccgcatCAGCTCTGTCAGCCCGCATCAGCTCTGTCAATCCGCACCAGTCCTGTCAGTCCGCCTCAGCTCTGCCAGTCCGCATCAGCTCTGTCAGCCCGCATCAGCTCTGCCAACCCGCACCAGTTCTGTCAGTCCGCATCAGCTCGGTCAGCCCGCATAAGCTCTGTCAGTCCGCATCAGCTCTGTCAGTCCGCGCCAGTTCGGTCAGCCCGCATCCGCTCTGTCAGTCCGCACCAGCTATGTCACTCCGCATTAGCTCTGTCAGTCCGCACCAGCTCTGTCAGCCCACACCAGCTCTGCCAGTCCCAtcagctctgtcagtccgcatcagctctgtcagtccgcatCAGCTCTGTCAGCCCGCACCAGTTCTGCCAGCCCGCATCAGCTCTGCTAGTCCGCACCAGCTCTGTCAGCCCGCATCAGTTCTGTCAGCCCGCACCAGTTCTGTCAGTCCGCACcagctct AATTTCAGAATCAGACACAACGTCTATGGTTGTTCGAGTATAACAGCGACaagttaa